The genomic region TAGTATGGCAAGCTTGGCAAAATCAATCATTTTTAACTAGTAAAAAAAATGAAAGCATAAATTCAACATTTGGATCTATCAATGAACAACGTAATATAAAAAAAATTTTTATTAAAAATGATGTAATTAGTTTGGTTATTAATATGTATGGCGGGGATATAGAAGAAGCTGATTTATTAGCATATAAAAATACGTTAAATTCATCTGAACCATTTAAATTACTTGAAACTACATCTGATTTTATTTATCAAGCACAAAGCGGGTTAATTGGACGAGATGGTCCAGATAGTGCAATTCATAATACTAGACCTTTATATAATTCTAATAAAAAAATATATAAATTACAAAAGAATCAAAAAGAACTACGTGTCCCTATAACATGGATTAATAAAAATGGTGTAATTTATAAAAAAATATTTATTCTTAAACCTAATAGATATGATGTTCAAATAGAATATCATATTCATAATTTAAGTAAAAATGCATTAAAAATGAATATGTTTGGACAAATAAAGCAAACAATTCATTTGCCTGAAAAACGTAATATTTATAGTAGAAATTTTGCCTTACAAACATTTCGTGGTGCTGCTTATTCCAGTAATGATAATAAATATGAAAAATATAAATTTGATTATATTTCTAATAATCAAAATTTACATGTTACTACTGAAAATGGTTGGATTGCAATGTTACAACAGTATTTTGCTGTAGCTTGGATTCCTAAAAATTTAGGAAAAAATACAATATATACATCTAGCTTGGATAGTGGAATTGCGGCAATTGGTTATACAACTCCTACAATTGATATTCCTCCTCATGCAAGCGGTACTATAGAATCAAAGCTATGGATTGGTCCTGAAATACAAAAAGAAATGCAATTAGTTGCAAAAAATCTAGATTTAACAGTAGATTATGGTTGGCTTTGGTTTTTATCTCAACCATTATTTAAATTATTAGCTATTTTATACAATATAATAGGAAATTGGGGTGTTTCTATTATTTTAATTACTTTTTTCATGAAAGGAATAACTTATCCTTTAACTAAAGCTCAATACAATTCTATTGCTAAAATGCGTTCATTACAACCTAAGATTAAGGAAATAAAAGAAAAATACACTCACGATAAGAAGCGTATTAGCCAAGAAATAATAAATTTATATAAAAAGAAAAAAATTAATCCTTTAGGTAGTTTTTTGCCTATTTTTATTCAAATGCCTATTTTTTTATCGCTTTATTATATGCTTATAGGATCTGTTGAATTACGACACGCTCCTTTTTTATTATGGATTAATGATTTATCTGATCAAGATCCATACTATGTATTGCCAATAATAATGGGTTTAACAATGTTTTTTATTCAGAAAACATCATCTACTAATAATGTTTCTGATCCATTTCAAAAAAAGATTATGAATTTTATACCTGTTGTTTTTACAGTGTTTTTTTTATGGTTTCCTTCAGGATTAGTTTTATACTATATAATTAGTAATTTAGTTACTATTATACAACAAAAGTTTTTTTTATCTTATAAACCTAAAAAATAGTTTGAAAAATATTTTTTTATGTTTAATTATTTAACATTAAATTAACATTTAAATTCTTAATTTATAAAGATAATAATTATATTATGCATGATAAAACTATTATTGCTCAAATTACTTATCCAGGAAAAAGTGCAGTTGGAATATTAAGAATATCTGGTTCTCAAGCAAAAATCATTGCTAAAGAAGTATTAGGGAAAATTCCTCTTCCAAGATTTGCTACTTATTCTAAATTTTTAGATGAATACAGCAATGTATTAGACAAAGGAATATCGTTATGGTTTCCTGCTCCTTGTTCGCTAACAGGTGAAGATGTATTGGAATTACAAGGACATGGCAGTCCATTAGTAATGGATTTATTAATTAAGAGAATTTTGTCTATTAATAATACTAGACTTGCTAAACCTGGAGAATTTTCCGAGCGAGCATTTTTAAATGGTAAAATTGATTTAATTCAATCAGAAGCTATAGATGATTTGATTAACTCAGAAACAGAATCATCTGTTCGTGCTTCATTACATTCATTAGAAGGAGATTTTTCTTTTTTTATTAAAGAGTTAATGAATATTATTATTGAATTTCGTATTAATTTAGAATCAACTATAGATTTTTCAGAAGAAGAAATTACTATTGATCTTGAAAATATAATTAATACAAACTTTAAAAAATTACATCTTAAATTTTTAAAAATTAAAAATACAGCAAAAGAAGGAATATTATTAAAAGAAGGAAAAAAAATAGTTATTGCTGGTCTTCCTAATTCAGGAAAATCAAGTTTATTAAATGTTTTATCATGTAAAAATCGAGCTATAGTTAGTGATATACCTGGGACTACACGAGATCTTCTTTACGCTTATATTAATATCAATAATATTTCTTGTGAGTTGATTGATACAGCTGGTTTACGCAATACAGACAATAAAGTAGAAAATATTGGAATAATGCGTGCTTGGGAAGTAATTAAAACTGCTGATCATATTTTGTTTGTTATTGATAAAACTATTAAAAAATCAGAACAAGAAAAAATATGTCATGAATTTATCAAAAATCTTTCTGATAGTAATATTAAAGTAACTTTTATTTTAAATAAAAATGATTTATTGCAAGAAAAATTTGGTATGAAAAAAATGGCAGGTTTATCTTTTATTAGTATATCAGCACGAACCGGTGAAGGT from Buchnera aphidicola (Artemisaphis artemisicola) harbors:
- the yidC gene encoding membrane protein insertase YidC — encoded protein: MEVQRNFFIFAFLFVSFLVWQAWQNQSFLTSKKNESINSTFGSINEQRNIKKIFIKNDVISLVINMYGGDIEEADLLAYKNTLNSSEPFKLLETTSDFIYQAQSGLIGRDGPDSAIHNTRPLYNSNKKIYKLQKNQKELRVPITWINKNGVIYKKIFILKPNRYDVQIEYHIHNLSKNALKMNMFGQIKQTIHLPEKRNIYSRNFALQTFRGAAYSSNDNKYEKYKFDYISNNQNLHVTTENGWIAMLQQYFAVAWIPKNLGKNTIYTSSLDSGIAAIGYTTPTIDIPPHASGTIESKLWIGPEIQKEMQLVAKNLDLTVDYGWLWFLSQPLFKLLAILYNIIGNWGVSIILITFFMKGITYPLTKAQYNSIAKMRSLQPKIKEIKEKYTHDKKRISQEIINLYKKKKINPLGSFLPIFIQMPIFLSLYYMLIGSVELRHAPFLLWINDLSDQDPYYVLPIIMGLTMFFIQKTSSTNNVSDPFQKKIMNFIPVVFTVFFLWFPSGLVLYYIISNLVTIIQQKFFLSYKPKK
- the mnmE gene encoding tRNA uridine-5-carboxymethylaminomethyl(34) synthesis GTPase MnmE, whose protein sequence is MMHDKTIIAQITYPGKSAVGILRISGSQAKIIAKEVLGKIPLPRFATYSKFLDEYSNVLDKGISLWFPAPCSLTGEDVLELQGHGSPLVMDLLIKRILSINNTRLAKPGEFSERAFLNGKIDLIQSEAIDDLINSETESSVRASLHSLEGDFSFFIKELMNIIIEFRINLESTIDFSEEEITIDLENIINTNFKKLHLKFLKIKNTAKEGILLKEGKKIVIAGLPNSGKSSLLNVLSCKNRAIVSDIPGTTRDLLYAYININNISCELIDTAGLRNTDNKVENIGIMRAWEVIKTADHILFVIDKTIKKSEQEKICHEFIKNLSDSNIKVTFILNKNDLLQEKFGMKKMAGLSFISISARTGEGIDTLRQHIIKLEKDNTKEGVFIARRRHLHQIDLAYNELLLAEKNWLSFKNVEFLAESLSIINKLLGEITGHFSSQELLKRIFSNFCIGK